The Roseovarius sp. EL26 genome has a window encoding:
- the ftsA gene encoding cell division protein FtsA, whose translation MIELYESQRAMRNMRKAAMQRGVVAVLDVGTSKIACLVLRFDGTDRLKEAEGIGTMAGQAGFRVIGAATTRSRGVRFGEIDAMQETERAIRTAVQAAQKMANIRVDHVIACFSGAQPRSYGLAGSVDLEGQLVSEQDISRVLSSCDMPDYGEGREVLHAQPVNFALDHRSGLNDPRGQLGQVLSTDMHMLTVDSIAIQNLAYCVKRCDLELAGLAFSAYASGLASLVEDEQELGAACIDLGGGSAGVSIFMKKHMIYADTVRIGGDHVTSDISMGLQVPTATAERIKTFYGGVMATGMDDREMIEIGGETGDWEHDRRTVSRTELIGIMRPRVEEILEEVRTRLDAAGFEYLPSQQIVLTGGGSQIPGLDGLASRILGQQVRLGRPLRVHGLPQAATGAGFASAVGMCLFAANPQDEWWDFDIPVDRYPARSLKRAVKWFKDNW comes from the coding sequence ATGATTGAGCTATATGAGAGCCAGCGCGCGATGCGCAATATGCGCAAGGCGGCAATGCAGCGCGGTGTTGTGGCGGTCTTGGATGTAGGGACATCGAAAATTGCCTGTCTGGTGTTGCGATTTGACGGTACCGACCGCCTGAAAGAGGCCGAAGGTATTGGCACCATGGCCGGACAAGCCGGGTTTCGGGTGATTGGCGCAGCCACCACGCGATCACGCGGTGTGCGGTTCGGCGAGATTGACGCCATGCAGGAAACTGAACGGGCCATTCGTACGGCAGTTCAGGCGGCACAGAAAATGGCCAACATTCGCGTCGACCACGTGATTGCCTGTTTTTCTGGGGCACAGCCGCGTTCGTATGGCCTTGCGGGCTCAGTAGATCTGGAGGGGCAGCTTGTCAGCGAGCAGGATATCAGCCGCGTGTTGTCATCGTGTGATATGCCAGATTACGGCGAAGGGCGCGAGGTGTTGCATGCGCAACCCGTGAATTTTGCACTGGATCATCGGTCAGGGCTGAATGATCCGCGTGGCCAGCTGGGGCAAGTTCTGTCAACTGATATGCACATGCTGACAGTGGATTCCATTGCCATTCAAAACTTGGCCTATTGCGTCAAACGCTGCGATCTGGAACTCGCCGGCCTGGCGTTCTCGGCCTATGCCTCTGGGTTAGCGTCACTGGTTGAGGATGAGCAGGAACTGGGCGCAGCCTGCATCGATCTTGGTGGCGGCTCCGCAGGTGTCTCGATCTTTATGAAAAAGCATATGATCTATGCCGATACCGTGCGCATTGGCGGGGATCACGTCACAAGCGATATTTCCATGGGGTTGCAGGTGCCCACGGCTACGGCGGAACGGATTAAGACCTTCTACGGCGGCGTCATGGCCACTGGTATGGATGATCGCGAGATGATCGAAATTGGCGGTGAGACCGGTGATTGGGAACATGACCGCCGGACGGTCAGCCGGACTGAATTGATCGGCATCATGCGCCCCCGTGTTGAGGAAATCCTTGAAGAGGTGCGCACGCGATTGGATGCGGCGGGCTTTGAGTATCTACCCAGCCAGCAAATCGTTTTGACGGGGGGCGGCAGCCAAATTCCGGGTTTGGATGGGTTGGCAAGTCGTATTCTCGGACAGCAAGTTCGCCTTGGCCGCCCGCTGCGCGTCCATGGTCTGCCGCAGGCTGCAACCGGCGCTGGCTTTGCCAGCGCAGTGGGCATGTGCCTTTTTGCGGCAAACCCGCAGGATGAATGGTGGGATTTTGATATTCCGGTGGATCGCTATCCAGCACGCTCGTTGAAACGCGCTGTGAAATGGTTCAAGGACAACTGGTAA
- a CDS encoding DUF2484 family protein, whose product MSLSIICACVWVLLATLVAFLPMRRQFAPGLGLLAATPLLVVWLGYDHGWIWSVVAVLAFVSMFRNPLRYFWRKWRGAGETAP is encoded by the coding sequence GTGTCGTTATCAATCATATGTGCATGTGTCTGGGTGCTGCTGGCGACGTTGGTGGCGTTTTTGCCAATGCGCCGGCAATTCGCTCCGGGATTGGGTTTATTGGCCGCCACTCCGTTGTTGGTCGTTTGGTTGGGTTATGACCACGGCTGGATTTGGTCTGTGGTTGCGGTGCTGGCGTTTGTGTCGATGTTTCGCAACCCGCTACGGTATTTTTGGCGTAAATGGCGCGGAGCAGGGGAGACGGCACCATGA
- the murB gene encoding UDP-N-acetylmuramate dehydrogenase, translating to MPEVRGRLTASRSLEDLTWLRVGGPADWLFQPADVEDLMHFMRSLDGATPVFPMGVGSNLIVRDGGLRAVVVRMGRGFNQIRIEGNRVIAGAAALDAHVAKKAADAGIDLTFLRTIPGSIGGAVRMNAGCYGSYVADAFVDARAITREGHEIRLTSEDLGFAYRQTDLAADCIIVEATFEGPSAEPEALLERMQDQLRRRDESQPTKDRSAGSTFRNPAGFSSTGRTDDRHDLKAWKVIDEAGMRGARVGGAQMSEKHPNFLINADNATAADLEELGELVRKKVFMNSGIELQWEIMRVGEPAPSKD from the coding sequence ATGCCCGAGGTGCGTGGTCGATTAACCGCCAGTCGTTCCCTTGAGGATCTAACCTGGTTGCGGGTTGGTGGGCCTGCGGATTGGCTATTTCAGCCTGCGGATGTTGAGGATCTGATGCATTTTATGCGCAGCCTTGATGGGGCTACTCCGGTGTTTCCAATGGGGGTTGGCAGTAACCTGATTGTACGTGATGGGGGGTTGCGGGCTGTTGTTGTTCGCATGGGGCGTGGTTTCAATCAAATCAGGATTGAGGGAAATCGTGTTATTGCCGGAGCGGCGGCATTGGATGCGCATGTGGCCAAAAAAGCAGCTGACGCGGGGATCGATCTGACCTTTTTGCGCACCATTCCTGGATCTATTGGTGGCGCAGTGCGGATGAATGCAGGGTGTTACGGCAGCTATGTTGCCGATGCCTTTGTTGATGCGCGCGCTATCACCCGCGAAGGTCATGAAATCCGGCTGACATCTGAGGATTTGGGTTTCGCTTATCGCCAGACAGACTTGGCCGCGGATTGCATTATTGTCGAAGCGACATTTGAGGGTCCTTCAGCGGAGCCGGAAGCGCTGTTGGAACGGATGCAGGACCAGCTGCGCAGGCGTGATGAAAGTCAGCCGACTAAGGACCGATCGGCTGGCAGCACCTTCCGCAATCCGGCTGGGTTTAGTTCTACAGGGCGTACAGATGATCGCCACGATCTGAAAGCTTGGAAGGTGATCGATGAGGCGGGCATGCGCGGTGCACGTGTCGGTGGCGCGCAGATGAGCGAAAAGCATCCGAACTTTTTGATTAACGCGGACAACGCGACGGCGGCGGATCTGGAGGAATTAGGCGAGCTGGTGAGAAAAAAGGTTTTCATGAATAGTGGAATAGAGTTACAGTGGGAAATTATGAGGGTTGGCGAACCAGCCCCGAGCAAAGACTAA
- a CDS encoding YHS domain-containing (seleno)protein codes for MKKLFATIAITGCSVMALPAIAGNTLGTAFAGYDPVTYFQDAPAQGKAKFFHLWDGALWSFSSEENRDTFKADPTAYAPQFDAYCAWAASQGYKRPGDPNVTEMVDGKLYTFVHEGARDKWRADIAKHIADGETNWTRIEPF; via the coding sequence ATGAAAAAACTCTTCGCCACCATCGCAATTACAGGTTGCTCGGTAATGGCATTGCCTGCAATTGCCGGTAATACCCTTGGAACTGCTTTCGCTGGCTATGATCCAGTAACTTACTTCCAAGACGCGCCAGCACAAGGTAAAGCAAAGTTCTTCCATCTTTGGGACGGGGCACTCTGGAGTTTTAGCTCGGAAGAGAACCGTGATACCTTCAAGGCTGATCCCACGGCATACGCGCCGCAATTTGACGCTTATTGCGCATGGGCAGCATCGCAGGGTTACAAGCGCCCAGGCGATCCAAATGTGACAGAAATGGTAGATGGCAAGCTCTATACGTTTGTGCATGAAGGCGCGCGGGACAAGTGGCGGGCGGACATCGCCAAGCACATCGCTGATGGCGAAACCAACTGGACTCGCATAGAACCTTTCTAA
- a CDS encoding D-alanine--D-alanine ligase: MGGPSSENEVSLSSGRECVIALRDAGFLVEEIIADRDLPEVLRTCAPDVVFNALHGRWGEDGCVQGLLEWMGLPYTHSGVLSSALAMDKQRAKEAYKSVGLPIVESVLASKAEVSSNHVLKPPYVVKPYNEGSSVGVYIVHEDANGPPKLAEDMPDLVMVETYAPGRELTTTVMGDRALTVTDIITDGWYDFDAKYKPGGSRHVVPADVPQEIFDACMEYAITAHNVLGCRGVSRTDYRWDESRGLDGLVVLETNTQPGMTPTSLSPEQAQHVGISFPEMCRWMVEDASCDR; the protein is encoded by the coding sequence ATGGGTGGCCCGTCGTCCGAAAACGAGGTGTCGCTCTCGTCCGGACGCGAATGTGTTATTGCGCTTAGGGATGCCGGTTTTCTGGTCGAGGAAATCATTGCAGATCGGGATTTGCCAGAGGTGTTGCGTACCTGTGCGCCCGATGTAGTGTTCAACGCCTTGCATGGTCGCTGGGGCGAAGACGGCTGCGTGCAGGGATTGCTGGAATGGATGGGTCTTCCCTATACTCATTCCGGTGTCCTGTCGTCGGCCTTGGCGATGGACAAGCAACGCGCCAAAGAGGCCTACAAATCTGTGGGTCTGCCGATCGTGGAAAGTGTTCTGGCCTCAAAAGCAGAGGTTTCGTCGAACCATGTTCTGAAGCCACCCTATGTGGTGAAACCCTATAACGAGGGGTCTTCGGTTGGCGTCTATATTGTGCATGAAGATGCCAACGGCCCGCCAAAACTGGCTGAAGATATGCCTGATCTGGTGATGGTTGAAACCTACGCGCCCGGTCGCGAGCTGACCACCACCGTTATGGGTGATCGTGCGTTGACGGTGACAGATATCATTACCGATGGTTGGTACGACTTTGATGCCAAATACAAACCGGGTGGGTCGCGCCACGTTGTGCCCGCAGATGTACCGCAAGAGATTTTTGACGCCTGCATGGAATATGCCATCACCGCGCACAATGTGCTGGGCTGTCGCGGGGTTAGCCGTACTGATTATCGCTGGGATGAAAGTCGTGGACTCGATGGGTTGGTCGTACTGGAGACGAATACCCAACCCGGCATGACGCCAACCTCTTTAAGCCCCGAACAGGCGCAGCATGTTGGGATCAGTTTCCCAGAAATGTGCCGTTGGATGGTGGAGGACGCCTCATGCGACAGGTAG
- a CDS encoding glycosyltransferase, producing the protein MSDKSPLLVIAAGGTGGHMFPAQSLAEVMLARGWRVKLSTDVRGARYTGGFPDAVDVTEISSATFARGGILAKLVAPFQIFGGVLGAVWNMLRDKPDMVAGFGGYPTIPALSAAFLLRRPRMVHEQNGVLGRVNRLFASRVDQIACGTWPTDLPEGIEGVHVGNPVRSTVLDRAEAGYIPPGDYPMSILVIGGSQGARILSDIVPPAIAELPIEVLRNIRVSHQARDEDELRVATFYAEHGVNADVAPFFNDIPSRMSEAQLVISRSGASSVADISVIGRPSILVPFAAAAEDHQTANARGLAEAGAAIVIPESKFEVDALAEQIINVFENPKGAVKMAHAALSVATPDAPQRLADLVETTATGEQPQ; encoded by the coding sequence ATGAGTGATAAGTCACCGTTGTTGGTGATCGCTGCCGGTGGGACCGGCGGCCATATGTTTCCGGCGCAATCTTTGGCCGAAGTGATGCTGGCGCGCGGTTGGCGTGTGAAGCTTAGCACCGATGTGCGCGGTGCGCGCTATACTGGTGGGTTTCCTGATGCGGTTGACGTGACCGAGATTTCGAGCGCCACCTTTGCCCGTGGTGGCATTCTGGCCAAGCTTGTTGCGCCATTTCAAATCTTCGGTGGTGTGCTTGGGGCCGTCTGGAACATGCTGCGCGACAAGCCTGATATGGTCGCAGGCTTTGGTGGATACCCGACAATTCCAGCGCTTTCAGCTGCCTTTCTTTTACGCCGTCCGCGCATGGTTCATGAACAAAACGGTGTGCTAGGGCGGGTGAACCGCCTGTTTGCGAGCAGAGTTGACCAAATCGCTTGCGGCACATGGCCCACTGATCTGCCAGAAGGCATTGAAGGCGTGCATGTTGGTAACCCGGTGCGCAGTACGGTGCTGGACCGGGCCGAGGCCGGATATATCCCTCCGGGCGATTATCCAATGTCCATTTTAGTGATTGGCGGCTCGCAAGGCGCGCGCATTCTGAGTGATATCGTCCCGCCTGCGATCGCCGAGTTGCCAATTGAAGTACTACGCAACATTCGCGTGAGCCATCAGGCCCGTGATGAGGACGAGTTGCGCGTGGCTACGTTCTATGCAGAACATGGCGTCAATGCCGATGTCGCCCCGTTTTTCAACGACATCCCCAGCCGTATGTCCGAGGCGCAGCTTGTCATCAGCCGCTCTGGCGCCTCTAGCGTGGCCGACATCAGCGTGATTGGGCGCCCGTCTATTCTGGTGCCTTTTGCGGCTGCCGCAGAAGACCATCAAACCGCGAATGCGCGGGGGCTGGCCGAGGCTGGGGCTGCCATTGTTATTCCGGAATCGAAATTCGAAGTTGATGCCTTGGCGGAACAGATCATCAATGTATTTGAGAACCCAAAAGGGGCGGTCAAAATGGCGCATGCCGCTTTGAGTGTGGCCACACCTGATGCGCCGCAACGTTTGGCCGATTTGGTAGAGACAACCGCAACAGGGGAGCAACCGCAATGA
- a CDS encoding cell division protein FtsQ/DivIB gives MRQVEPKFDPAPSRWSYRYQRLMLTPLFRKTLRFGLPFTLALGAGIAFFANPDRQEALLQKVADIREQIETRPEFMVQLLEVEGASAPVEDVIREVFPFKFPISSFDADLDAVRIMVEELPAVADASVRIRKGGVLVAKVVERQPVALWRVRDGLNIVDIEGVVIGKVLENPKLMEMPVLAGAGAEQAVPEALTLSQVAKSLDIELRGLVRIGERRWDVVLESGQRIMLPVQDPRRALERVIVLDEVKDMLNRDLAVVDMRLADRPTIRMNENAANDWWQVSQTTAGAVE, from the coding sequence ATGCGACAGGTAGAGCCCAAGTTTGATCCGGCCCCGTCGCGTTGGTCTTACCGCTATCAGCGGTTGATGTTGACACCGCTGTTTCGCAAGACGCTGCGCTTTGGTTTGCCGTTTACCCTGGCACTTGGCGCGGGTATTGCATTCTTTGCCAACCCGGACCGGCAAGAGGCGCTGCTTCAAAAAGTGGCCGATATTCGTGAGCAGATCGAAACGCGCCCAGAATTCATGGTGCAATTGCTTGAAGTCGAAGGCGCAAGCGCACCGGTTGAGGATGTCATTCGCGAAGTGTTCCCTTTCAAATTTCCGATCAGCTCGTTCGATGCCGATCTTGATGCGGTGCGGATCATGGTCGAGGAATTGCCAGCGGTTGCTGATGCCTCTGTACGGATCCGCAAGGGCGGCGTTCTGGTCGCCAAAGTGGTCGAGCGTCAACCGGTGGCCTTGTGGCGCGTGCGTGATGGTCTGAATATTGTTGATATTGAGGGTGTGGTTATCGGTAAGGTGCTGGAAAACCCCAAGCTGATGGAAATGCCGGTGCTCGCCGGGGCAGGGGCCGAGCAGGCCGTGCCCGAGGCATTAACGCTGTCGCAGGTTGCAAAGTCACTGGATATTGAATTGCGCGGACTTGTCCGTATTGGCGAACGTCGCTGGGATGTGGTTCTGGAAAGCGGGCAGCGCATCATGCTGCCGGTGCAAGATCCACGGCGCGCGTTGGAACGCGTGATTGTGCTAGATGAAGTCAAAGACATGTTGAACCGTGATTTGGCCGTTGTTGATATGCGGCTTGCGGATCGACCAACAATAAGAATGAACGAAAACGCGGCCAATGACTGGTGGCAAGTATCTCAGACGACGGCGGGGGCAGTTGAATGA
- the murC gene encoding UDP-N-acetylmuramate--L-alanine ligase — MNAATKLPGDVGPIHFVGIGGIGMSGIAEVLLNHGYTVQGSDLKQSPITKRLQGAGATIFEGQRAENLDGAQVVVISSAIKPGNPELDSARALGLPVVRRAEMLAELMRLKSNVAVAGTHGKTTTTTMVAALLDHGQYDPTVINGGIIHAYGSNARVGDGEWMVVEADESDGTFNRLPATVAIVTNIDPEHMEHWGDFDTLRQGFYDFVSNIPFYGLAVCCTDHPEVQALVGRISDRRVVTYGFNAQADVRARNLTYKSGVAHFDIHLQAEDIVIENCTLPMPGDHNVSNALSAVAVARHLGMKRDEIREGLAAFGGVNRRFTRVGEVGGVTIIDDYGHHPVEITAVLKAARQATEGRIIAVHQPHRFSRLHSLFDDFCACFNDADVVAIADVYSAGEDPIEGAGRDDLVAGLIRHGHRHARAIQDEDDLERLVREQARPGDMVVCLGAGTISAWANALPERLSEPKS; from the coding sequence ATGAATGCAGCAACCAAACTTCCCGGTGATGTTGGGCCGATCCATTTTGTTGGCATTGGTGGCATTGGCATGTCCGGGATTGCCGAAGTTTTGCTAAACCACGGGTACACGGTTCAGGGCTCTGATCTCAAACAATCACCGATTACCAAACGCCTGCAAGGGGCGGGTGCGACCATCTTTGAAGGTCAACGCGCCGAAAATCTGGACGGTGCACAGGTCGTGGTGATTTCCTCGGCCATCAAGCCGGGCAATCCTGAGTTGGACAGCGCACGTGCACTCGGTCTACCGGTCGTGCGTCGGGCTGAGATGCTTGCTGAATTGATGCGGTTGAAATCCAACGTCGCTGTGGCCGGGACCCACGGTAAAACGACAACCACAACCATGGTCGCCGCCCTATTGGATCACGGGCAGTATGACCCCACGGTGATCAACGGGGGTATCATTCATGCCTATGGCTCTAACGCCCGGGTAGGGGATGGCGAGTGGATGGTGGTTGAAGCTGATGAATCCGATGGCACTTTTAATCGGCTGCCTGCGACTGTTGCAATCGTCACCAATATCGACCCTGAGCACATGGAGCATTGGGGTGATTTTGATACTCTGCGTCAGGGGTTTTATGACTTTGTCAGCAATATCCCGTTTTATGGTCTGGCTGTGTGTTGCACTGATCATCCAGAGGTGCAGGCGCTTGTGGGTCGGATTTCCGACCGTCGCGTTGTGACCTATGGGTTTAACGCGCAGGCTGATGTACGCGCGCGCAACCTGACCTATAAATCAGGTGTGGCGCATTTTGACATTCATCTGCAGGCCGAGGATATAGTGATCGAAAACTGTACTTTGCCGATGCCGGGTGATCACAACGTTTCAAACGCGCTGAGCGCCGTTGCGGTGGCGCGCCATTTGGGTATGAAGCGCGACGAAATTCGCGAAGGTCTGGCTGCCTTTGGTGGGGTTAATCGGCGCTTCACCCGCGTGGGTGAGGTAGGCGGCGTTACCATTATTGATGACTATGGTCACCACCCGGTTGAAATTACGGCGGTGCTCAAGGCCGCACGGCAAGCCACCGAAGGTCGGATTATCGCAGTGCATCAACCGCACCGGTTTTCCCGTCTGCATTCGCTGTTTGATGATTTTTGCGCCTGTTTCAATGATGCCGATGTTGTGGCCATCGCTGATGTATACTCTGCGGGTGAAGATCCGATTGAAGGTGCAGGCCGTGATGATCTGGTTGCGGGGCTTATCCGCCACGGCCATCGCCATGCGCGGGCAATTCAGGATGAAGACGATCTGGAACGCCTTGTGCGCGAACAGGCAAGACCGGGTGATATGGTGGTCTGTCTGGGGGCTGGTACGATCAGCGCCTGGGCCAATGCCCTGCCAGAGCGCTTAAGCGAACCAAAGAGTTAA
- the ftsW gene encoding putative lipid II flippase FtsW translates to MTEMVYGTVPVREGEPVLPKWWRTIDKWSMSCVLILFGIGILLGLAASPPLAAKNGFDPFHYVQRQAFFGSMALIAMMLTSMMSPTLVRRLAIIGFIAAFGALALLPVFGTDFGKGAVRWYSLGFASVQPSEFLKPGFVVVAAWMMAASLEINGPPGKRMSFVLVIVLTLFLALQPDFGQACLLLFGWSVMYFVAGAPVLLLVGFAVMVVAGGTFAYSNSEHFARRIDGFLSRDVDPTTQLGYATNAIREGGFFGVGVGEGEVKWSLPDAHTDFIIAVAAEEYGLVLVLCIIALYATIVVRSFLRLMKERDPFIRLAGTGLAAIFGVQAMINMGVAVRLLPAKGMTLPFVSYGGSSLIAGGIALGMLFAFTRSRPQGEIRDILRGMVR, encoded by the coding sequence ATGACAGAAATGGTTTACGGGACGGTTCCCGTCCGGGAAGGCGAACCCGTCCTTCCCAAATGGTGGCGCACAATTGACAAGTGGTCGATGTCCTGTGTCCTGATCCTCTTCGGTATCGGTATTTTGTTGGGGCTGGCGGCTTCGCCCCCCTTGGCGGCCAAGAACGGGTTTGATCCCTTCCATTATGTGCAGCGGCAGGCGTTTTTTGGCTCTATGGCCCTGATTGCGATGATGCTGACCTCGATGATGTCACCGACGTTGGTGCGGCGGCTGGCAATTATCGGGTTTATCGCGGCCTTTGGCGCGCTGGCGTTATTGCCGGTGTTTGGCACTGATTTTGGCAAAGGTGCGGTGCGCTGGTATTCGCTGGGCTTTGCCAGTGTGCAGCCGTCTGAATTCCTTAAACCCGGCTTTGTCGTGGTCGCCGCATGGATGATGGCCGCAAGTCTTGAGATCAACGGTCCACCCGGCAAACGCATGAGCTTTGTTCTGGTGATCGTTCTGACGCTCTTTCTGGCGTTGCAGCCAGACTTTGGACAGGCTTGCTTGCTGCTCTTTGGTTGGAGTGTAATGTATTTTGTCGCTGGCGCACCTGTGTTGCTGCTGGTTGGATTTGCCGTGATGGTCGTGGCCGGTGGCACCTTTGCTTACAGTAATTCGGAACACTTTGCTCGCCGTATCGATGGTTTCTTAAGCCGCGATGTCGACCCGACCACGCAGTTGGGTTACGCCACCAATGCCATCCGCGAGGGCGGGTTTTTTGGCGTTGGTGTGGGTGAGGGTGAGGTGAAATGGTCGTTGCCGGATGCGCATACCGATTTCATCATTGCTGTCGCGGCCGAAGAATACGGTCTGGTGCTGGTCCTGTGCATTATCGCGCTTTACGCCACCATTGTTGTGCGGTCGTTCCTGCGTTTGATGAAGGAACGTGATCCGTTCATCCGTCTGGCAGGTACTGGTCTGGCCGCGATCTTTGGCGTTCAGGCAATGATCAACATGGGGGTTGCCGTGCGTTTGCTTCCAGCCAAAGGAATGACCTTGCCTTTTGTCAGCTATGGTGGTTCATCGCTGATCGCGGGGGGTATTGCGCTGGGCATGCTTTTTGCCTTCACTCGTTCCCGTCCGCAGGGTGAAATTCGAGATATTCTTAGAGGCATGGTGAGATGA
- a CDS encoding DUF6502 family protein, with translation MEEIDKTPSEQMLLALLQPMARLMINNGIGLAGAVELLKSALVAEAYAQAPEVSVSHVSLMTGVHRKDIKRLERGNQPPSKASAAARVLTLWQNEPGYLEDGQPRKLSRQGDAGFDALVGLAKVDAAPATLLSVLLASGNVTEEDGLICFVTASMVPHDRDEKMRAAVATVVPHLDTTVGNLTGETQHWDQALRYSHLSKEAADELEKDATRMALDMLQALNKKANALQHEENGMTLFVAGTYVNKKVQDL, from the coding sequence ATGGAAGAGATCGACAAAACACCCTCGGAGCAGATGCTGTTGGCTCTGCTACAACCGATGGCCAGACTGATGATCAATAATGGCATCGGCCTGGCGGGCGCTGTCGAATTGCTTAAGTCTGCTTTAGTGGCGGAAGCCTATGCGCAGGCGCCAGAAGTATCCGTAAGTCACGTTAGCCTTATGACAGGCGTGCACAGAAAAGACATCAAGAGGCTTGAACGCGGAAATCAGCCGCCAAGCAAAGCTTCGGCTGCCGCACGGGTTCTTACATTGTGGCAAAATGAACCCGGCTACCTTGAGGATGGGCAACCTCGTAAGCTGTCCCGTCAGGGAGACGCCGGATTTGATGCGCTTGTTGGTCTGGCTAAGGTTGACGCGGCCCCTGCGACCCTGTTGTCGGTCCTACTCGCCTCCGGCAACGTCACAGAAGAAGATGGTCTGATCTGTTTTGTGACTGCGTCGATGGTACCTCATGATCGAGATGAAAAGATGCGCGCCGCCGTCGCAACCGTTGTGCCTCACCTCGACACAACGGTTGGCAATCTGACAGGCGAAACCCAGCATTGGGATCAAGCTTTGCGCTATTCTCATCTTTCAAAGGAAGCGGCCGATGAGCTGGAAAAAGATGCGACCCGGATGGCCTTGGACATGCTTCAAGCATTGAATAAGAAAGCGAATGCCTTGCAGCACGAGGAGAATGGGATGACCCTCTTTGTCGCCGGGACCTATGTGAACAAGAAGGTGCAAGACCTATGA
- a CDS encoding DUF2484 family protein, translated as MTLSLVLACVWGVVANVIGVLPSRDNHWRVAYGLIAIGIPLVGFVTYQNGPWLGLFVLAAGMSILRWPVIYLGRWLRRTLR; from the coding sequence ATGACTCTTTCGCTGGTTTTGGCCTGTGTCTGGGGCGTCGTTGCGAATGTTATCGGGGTTCTACCCAGCCGTGACAATCATTGGCGGGTGGCCTATGGGTTGATCGCAATTGGCATACCTTTGGTGGGCTTTGTGACCTATCAGAATGGCCCGTGGTTAGGACTGTTTGTTCTTGCTGCAGGCATGAGCATTCTGCGGTGGCCGGTGATCTATCTGGGGCGCTGGTTGCGCCGGACATTGCGGTAA